From a single Brassica oleracea var. oleracea cultivar TO1000 chromosome C5, BOL, whole genome shotgun sequence genomic region:
- the LOC106294653 gene encoding uncharacterized protein LOC106294653: MRRRNRSGPKLELKLNLSPPPSQGEQMSMVRSPSRSNTASPNSCVSSEPSQEEMEKPISMVLVGCPRCLMYVMLSQDEPKCPKCKSTVLLDFFHENASADTTAPAVTTKRNKSFITNI; the protein is encoded by the coding sequence ATGAGACGGAGGAACAGGAGCGGTCCTAAGCTCGAGTTGAAGCTGAACCTTTCGCCACCTCCTTCTCAAGGCGAGCAGATGAGTATGGTTCGGTCTCCAAGCAGATCAAACACAGCTTCACCAAACTCATGCGTTTCCTCTGAACCGAGCCAGGAGGAGATGGAGAAACCAATCTCAATGGTCCTCGTCGGTTGCCCTCGTTGCCTTATGTACGTTATGCTCTCTCAGGATGAGCCAAAGTGTCCTAAATGCAAAAGCACCGTCCTACTCGATTTCTTCCATGAAAACGCCTCTGCCGATACAACCGCTCCCGCCGTCACCACTAAACGCAATAAGAGCTTCATAACCAATATTTAA
- the LOC106294654 gene encoding uncharacterized protein At5g41620, translating into MPRQNQTVENLLLLGKIRKRGCSSPTSSTSSVLREGYRFKRAIVVGKRGGSTTPVPTWRLMGRSPSPAASPSQCGSKTGRGAPAAPVSARKLAATLWEMNEMPSSPRGVEEATSRKVRKERIAPLPPPPPPRSVRSGSLPPHLSDPSHSPVSERMERSGTGSRQRRASSTVQKLRLGDHNVVARDRISNASFMDIETRSRAETPTGSTTVGVKTRLKDCSNALTTSKELLKIINRMWGQEDRPSSSMSLVSALHSELERARLQVNEVIREHKPENSDVTYLMKRFAEEKAAWKSHEQEVVEAAIESVAGELEVERKLRRRFEGLNKKLGKELSDTKAALMKAVKEIENEKRARVMVEKVCDELARDISEDKAEVEELKRESFKVKEEVEKEREMLQLADALREERVQMKLSEAKHQLEEKNAAVDKLRNQLQTYLKAKRCKEKSIEPPQTEEYLNHHIGFGSYNIEDGEVEDENEEDSGGESDLHSIELNMENKSYKWPYGEENNRVGRKSTPSKSLSLQRSISDCVDWVVQSEKLQKSGDGGLDWGRSVEVEPKGYLDETQAYKPSKASSKDHLLSGPRLSNFRGGSVSKSRLSDAAKGENQNARKSRW; encoded by the exons ATGCCGAGGCAGAACCAAACGGTGGAGAATCTCCTCCTCCTCGGGAAAATCAGGAAGCGCGGATGCTCCTCTCCGACGTCGTCGACTTCCTCCGTTCTCAGGGAAGGCTACCGTTTCAAGAGAGCGATTGTCGTCGGGAAAAGAGGAGGATCCACCACTCCTGTCCCCACGTGGAGGCTCATGGGCCGATCTCCTTCTCCGGCTGCTTCTCCGTCGCAGTGCGGGAGCAAGACCGGGAGAGGAGCGCCTGCGGCTCCTGTTTCGGCGAGGAAGCTGGCTGCGACTCTGTGGGAGATGAACGAGATGCCTTCTTCGCCGAGAGGTGTGGAAGAGGCAACGAGTAGAAAGGTTAGAAAGGAGAGAATCGCGCCGCTTCCTCCTCCTCCTCCGCCGAGGTCGGTCCGTTCTGGTTCTCTGCCGCCTCACCTCTCTGATCCTTCGCATAGTCCTGTCTCTGAG AGGATGGAAAGATCAGGGACTGGAAGCCGACAGAGAAGAGCATCCTCCACTGTGCAGAAGCTTAGGCTTGGAGATCATAATGTGGTGGCTAGGGATCGTATTAGCAACGCTAGCTTCATGGAT ATTGAGACAAGATCACGAGCAGAGACACCGACTGGGTCAACAACCGTGGGAGTGAAAACACGGTTGAAGGATTGTAGTAACGCTCTCACAACATCGAAAGAGCTTCTCAAAATCATCAACAGAATGTGGGGTCAAGAAGACCGCCCATCTTCCAGCATGTCCCTCGTCTCCGCTCTCCACTCCGAGCTCGAAAGAGCTCGCCTACAGGTCAACGAGGTCATCCGCGAACACAAACCGGAAAACAGCGACGTCACCTACCTGATGAAGCGTTTCGCCGAAGAGAAAGCGGCGTGGAAAAGCCACGAGCAAGAAGTCGTCGAGGCCGCGATAGAATCCGTCGCCGGCGAGCTCGAGGTGGAGAGGAAGCTGAGGAGAAGGTTCGAGGGGTTGAACAAGAAGCTAGGCAAAGAACTATCCGACACAAAAGCAGCTCTGATGAAAGCAGTGAAGGAGATAGAGAACGAGAAGCGAGCGAGAGTGATGGTGGAGAAAGTCTGCGACGAGCTAGCGAGAGACATCAGCGAAGACAAAGCCGAGGTCGAAGAGCTGAAGAGAGAGTCTTTCAAAGTGAAAGAAGAAGTCGAGAAGGAGAGAGAGATGCTGCAGTTAGCTGACGCGTTGCGGGAGGAGAGAGTGCAGATGAAACTCTCGGAGGCTAAGCACCAGCTCGAGGAGAAAAACGCGGCTGTTGATAAGCTGAGGAACCAGCTTCAAACCTACCTCAAAGCAAAGAGATGCAAAGAGAAGAGCATTGAACCGCCTCAGACTGAAGAGTACCTAAACCACCACATCGGTTTCGGTTCTTATAACATCGAAGATGGAGAAGTTGAGGACGAAAACGAAGAAGATTCAGGCGGAGAAAGCGATCTTCACTCCATAGAACTGAACATGGAGAACAAGAGCTATAAATGGCCTTATGGAGAAGAGAACAACAGAGTAGGGAGAAAGTCAACGCCGAGTAAAAGCCTTTCTTTACAGAGAAGCATATCGGATTGTGTTGATTGGGTTGTACAGAGCGAGAAGCTTCAGAAAAGTGGAGACGGAGGATTGGACTGGGGAAGATCTGTTGAGGTTGAGCCTAAAGGTTACTTGGATGAAACGCAAGCGTATAAACCAAGCAAGGCTTCTTCAAAAGATCATCTCCTCTCGGGTCCAAGACTAAGTAACTTCCGCGGTGGATCAGTTTCGAAGTCGCGGTTGTCTGATGCAGCCAAAGGTGAAAACCAGAATGCTAGAAAATCAAGATGGTAA